A stretch of DNA from Candidatus Binatia bacterium:
GGCGTGGGTGGTTCAACGATGACATCCAGTTGTTGGTGAATTACGTCGCCGGCAGTTTCGAGGTCCTGAACGGCGTGTTGCTTCGGGACGCGGGTGTGAAGCTCACGATCGTGCACATGCACGTGTGGAGGAACCGCGACAGGCGGGATCCTACCGACCCAGACATTCAGCCCCCCTGGGACCCAACGATCCCGAGTGCAGTAGAGTTGAACAACTTCCTGGACTTTTGGAATCTCAACTGGCCACGCTGCGAGAGTCCTGGTCAACCGCCCGGCTGCGTCCCACGCGACGCGCTCGTGGTGTTGCGGTTCGATGGCGGGAACGGCGGACATGGCACGCGTGGGGGGTACGTGCAGAACGAGCCACTACGCCTGGGTGACTTGGGCTCCCTGGAACGATCTTTCAGTCGGAGACCTCTAAGTAACGAGAGGGGATAAGATGCACTCGATGTTTGCGCTCGGTGACGAGTTGACGCACGTCTTGGGCGTCAATCACGGAGACCAGTACGCCCCCATCTGGGAGCGCACGCAGGGCTGTGCCCCGGGTCATTTCGGGACGTTACAGAGTTTCTGCGTCGAGTGCTGCGGCACGCCTTGTGATTGCCCCTGTTACGACCACCTGCGGCTCCATCCGCGCGAAGCGGGTTTTATCCGCGCCCGCCTCGGGACCGCTTTGTGCGTGGGTACCGTTCGCGGCGACTGTCGCAACGCACCCGACACCGACGGCGACGGCATCGGCGACCCCTGCGACAACTGCCCCCAAGGGAGCAACCTGCGCCAGCGAGACTCGGATGGCGTCGTGCTGAACTGGCGCGGCCGTTTGTAGGGGCAACCCTTGTGGTTGCCCGCGGCGTGTACCGGCACCACGGGCAGGCACAAGGCCTGCCCCTACCGCCGCGAAACGAGCGCACCAGCGCAGTAGGGGCGACCCTTGTGGTCGCCCGCGGCGTGCACCGGCACCACGGGCAGGCACAAGGCCTGCCCCTACCGCCGGGAAACGAGCGCACCAACGCAGTAGGGGCAACCCTTGTGGTTGCCCGCGGTGGGCTCGGCGCGCTGTATGGGCGCGCTGCGGGCCTCCGGCAAGGCACGCCTTGCCTGAAAGAAACGCTCGGACGTAACGGCGGCCACTGTTTGCTTGGAACAACGCCGCGCGGTTGGGGAGGGCGGCATTGTGCCGAGACATCGCCGCTGCGATTTGTGAATGCTGCCTAGCGCCTCCAGCACCCGCGAGTCTCCGCGGGCACAGCGTGTGGTCACGACTGTCGAATGCGGATGCGCTGGCCTTCGCGTAGCGCCGTGCCGCTGACCACCACTCGCTCGTCGCCGTTTAGACCGGAAAGCACCTGCACCCGACCAGCCACCGTGGCTCCAAGCCTCACCGGCCGAGCATGAACGCGGGCCTCGTTTACCACCCAAACAAAAGCCTCACCGCGCTCGTTGCGCCGCACTGCGGCGCTCGGCACGAAAACCATCGGATCCTTCGCGTCCGCCGGTTGGCTCTGGCTCAGGAAGGTCACCCGCGCGCTCATGTCCGGAAGCAACTTTTCGTCAGGCGCCGAGAGTCGCACCTCGATCCGCAACGTCCCTTTGGAGCGATCCACCTGGGGATAGAACTTGACGACTTCCGCTTCGTACTTTGCGTCCGGATACGCATCCGGGGTCACCACAGCTTTCTGCCCCATGAAAACCCGATTCAAATCCGCCTCGTTCACGTCCACCTGCGCCCGGATGTCCGAAAGGTTCGCCATGCGAATCAAATCGCCCGAACCCGCAAAACCACCGGGAACGGCGATCTCGCCGACTTCCTTCGTCTTGGCCAAGATCACGCCGTCGGTGGGGGCGCGCAAAATGGTGTAATCCAAGTTCACCCGCGCCTGCTGCAAATCCGCCTCGGCCTGCTGCACGGCAGCACGGGCCACACGCGCGCGACTTTCCTGCACATCCAGCTCTTGCTGCGAAGCCACGCGTTGCTCGTGCAGCGCGCGCACTCGGCGGAGGTCGGCCTCGGCCAATTCCAACTGCGCTTTCGCGACCGCGAGCTGGGCTTTTGCGCGGGTGACTTGGGCGCGGTAGTCGCGATCGTCCAACTGCACCAGGGGGTCACCCTTGCGCACGCTTTGCCCTTCTTCCACGAAGTAGCGCTCGATCCGGCCTGGCACTCGGACCCCGATAGATACGTAACGCTCTCCGGTGACGATGTAACCCGAGCCGGACAGAATCGGCATCGGCCCGACCTCGGCAGCCGTCACCCGCGACACCGGTGCAACCACGACCTCTACAGACTTGCCCACTTGCCACCAAACGAGAACGGCCAGAACACTGACGAGCATTGCGGCCACCCACGGCCAGCGCCGGCGACGATGCGGTGGATCCCAGGCATCGTCGCGCGGAAGTCGCAAGGCAGAAAGATCCTCGTGCATGCGTTCCGCTGGATTTGCTGACGTATCGGTCACGACTCCTCCTTAACAAACAACACCCAGCCGTGGCGACGAGCGCTCGACTGCACCCTTAGCCGCGCCGCAGCGCCTCGATGGGCGGCAGCCGAGCGGCACGCACGGCCGGACCCAAACCGGCAAGGATCCCGAGGGCCGTGGTGAGGAAAAAGCTCACCAGCAAATCTCGGCCCGTTATCTGCAACTGCACCACGTTCGTGGTGAAGGTGGCCGCGCCGAACGCCACCCCGCGCAACCACTGCCCCACCGATGTGGCCAACACTTCCGCAGCCACCGCACCCACACAAAACCCGGACACGGCCACTAAAAACGCTTCGAGTTCAAATGCTGCCAAGATCGCCCGCTTGGAGAAACCCAACGCTCGCAGCGTACCGATCTCTGCGACACGGCTTTGCACCGCCGCATACATCGTATTGGCGGCGCCGAAGCCGGCTCCGATCCCCGAAAACACCGCAATCGCCACGACCAGCACGTACAAAGAGTTCGCCGATTCCGCCTGCTTCGCATAGTAATCGGT
This window harbors:
- a CDS encoding resistance-nodulation-cell division efflux membrane fusion protein, with protein sequence MTDTSANPAERMHEDLSALRLPRDDAWDPPHRRRRWPWVAAMLVSVLAVLVWWQVGKSVEVVVAPVSRVTAAEVGPMPILSGSGYIVTGERYVSIGVRVPGRIERYFVEEGQSVRKGDPLVQLDDRDYRAQVTRAKAQLAVAKAQLELAEADLRRVRALHEQRVASQQELDVQESRARVARAAVQQAEADLQQARVNLDYTILRAPTDGVILAKTKEVGEIAVPGGFAGSGDLIRMANLSDIRAQVDVNEADLNRVFMGQKAVVTPDAYPDAKYEAEVVKFYPQVDRSKGTLRIEVRLSAPDEKLLPDMSARVTFLSQSQPADAKDPMVFVPSAAVRRNERGEAFVWVVNEARVHARPVRLGATVAGRVQVLSGLNGDERVVVSGTALREGQRIRIRQS